DNA sequence from the Vicia villosa cultivar HV-30 ecotype Madison, WI linkage group LG3, Vvil1.0, whole genome shotgun sequence genome:
ggaatttgagaatcaaaagtttgctgatttctgctcctctgaaggaatacatcatgaattttcttcccctattactccacagcaaaatggggttgttgaaagaaaaaatagaactattcaagaatcagccagagccATGATCCAAGAAGATgatcttcctatctacttctgggctgaagccatgaatactgcttgttatgtccataatagagttaccttaagaaaaggaacctctaccaccctatatgagatctggaagggaagaaaacccactgtcaaatacttccatgtgtttggtagtaagtgttacattcttgctgatagagatcacagaaggaagatggatcccaagagtgatgaaggaatcttttTGGGCTACTCTACGAACAGTAGAGCCTATCGAGTGCTCAACTCAAGAACCAGAATAATAATGgagtccataaatgttgtggttgatgatgaccacaatcaagcagatgtcacagaagatgtcggaacattctgggatattACAACTGAAGGATCTAccagagaagatgattgcagtcctacTATCACAGAATCTGAGACTGAACTTCCTAACAAGAGTCCATCAATAAGAATTCAAAAAAATCATCCTAGTGAACTTATTATAGGTGATCTCAACAGTGGAATTACTACAAGGTCAAGGGAAGTagtttcaaactcttgttttgtgtcaaaaattgaacctaaaaatgttAAGGAAGCcttaacagatgagttctggattaatgccatgcaggaagaactaggccagtttgaaaggaatgaagtatgggagctggtaccaagacctaaaggtactaatgtcattggaacaaaatgggtttacaagaacaagtcagatgaactgggaactgttgtcagaaacaaagcaaggctagttgctcaaggatacactcaagttgaaggaattgactttgatgaaacctttgctccagttgctagacttgagtcaattagattactgctaggagttgcttgtattctaaaattcaaactatatcagatggatgtgaagagtgctttcttgaatggatacctgagtgaggaagtttatgtggagcaacctaaaggttttgctgaTCCAAATCATCCTGACTAtgtgtacaaactaagaaaagctctttatggcctaaaacaagcccctagagcttggtatgagagactaactgagtttcttactggTAATGGGTACAGGAAAGGAGGAATAGATAAAACTctctttgttaaagatgaaggaggaaagatcctgattgctcaaatctatgtggatgatattgtgtttggggggatgtcagacaagatgactagacattttgttgatcagatgcaatcagaatttgaaatgagtctagttggagaattaacttattttcttgggctgcaagttaaacagatggaagactcaatctttctctctcagagtaagtatgctaaaaacattgttaaaaagtttggaatggaaaatgcttctcacaaaagAACACCAGCTCCTACTCACTTAAAgttgtccaaagatgaaaagggaaccagtgttgatcaaagtttatatagaagcatgataggaagtctgctgtatctcacagccagtagacctgatattgcttttgctgttggggtgtgtgctaggtatcaagcagatCCTAAGATCAGCCATATCAaccaagtcaagaggatcctgaaatatgtgaatggtacttgtgaatatggaatgctctactctcatgggtgtgaacctattctcactggatattgtgatgcagattgggctggaagtgctgatgacagaaaaagtacttcaggaggatgtttcttcttgggtaataatcttatttcatggttcagcaagaaacaaaattgtgtgtccttgtccactgcagaggcagaatacattgcagcaggaagtagttgctctcagcttgtttggatgaaacaaatgttaacagaatacaatgtcacacaagatgtcatgacattatattgtgacaacttaagtgccattaacatttcaaagaatcccattcagcatagcaggaccaagcacattgatattagacatcattacattagagatcttgttgaagataaaataattgccttggaacatgttgctacaaaccttcaattggctgacattttcacaaaagccttggatgcaaatcaatttgaaaatctaagaagcaaactaggcatttgtctttgtgaaggattatagcgaTTAATTGGGTGTGGGGCCAGCaatatttctctctccaaatctttgatatcattacacattaaagtgtattttccccccCTTTTACAAGTTACCCAAACGGTTTCCATTCCTCCAAAACCTCTCCTCCACACTCACGCTATCTCTCTGTGTTGCTGCATTCACAATCCCTTACCCAGCTTTCCAATTTCTCTCACCATGTCTCAGAGTTCTCCCTCAAAGAAATCTTCTCCTAcctctgaaacagcatcaggttctagggcaccaaatgttgtgagtgatcaagatgttgtgctggatgttgtgccattgaactcTGTTCCTGCTACCGATACTGTTTGTAATccaccaagaaagatgcatgcaagaaaatcaactgggGGATCTGTTCCTGAAACCTTTTCTGTTCAAGGTAGAGAGGGTTCTGCTTATGTTCACAATGCGATCGCAGGTATTGTcacaagaatcttgaatgaagggcacaaGGTTGATGGGATATTTGTTCCTCTAGCCCAGATGTCTGCCTCTGAGAACAGCAAAGATGATCAAGATGGTCAAGATGATGCTAGCAAAGATCAGGGTGATGTTGAGACATCGGTTGATAACACTGATGAGAAGAACCCAGGTGCCAAAGAAGTTGAGACATCTGAAGCTATTAATGTTGAAACATCTGGTACTAAAGATGCTGAAGTTCTTGAGCCTAAGAAAGCTGAAGAGGTTCCTGTTGCTGCTTCTAAAGAAACCCCTAATGAAGGTCCTATTGTGCATGATGTTGTGAATCTAGATGATCTGGATGATTCTATTGACATTGCTGATGATGAACTCATCTCTAGCATCTCTCATAGAGTCAAGACTCGTAAGGGCAAACAGGCTTGTGATCAAGATTTCTCCAAACCTCAGGTTACTCCTCAAAAGAAGGTCACTATAAAGAAGGTCAAGAAGGTCCTTGCTGAACCTTCAACCACAGGGAGCAAGGCTactgtgaagaagaggaaggaaagaagtgTTTCTGTCCCAGAAGATGATGTcttaagtgatgtccctgacatcccatccaagaagaagattgctgtcacaaagtcctccacaaaggttcgtgatgttcctttggataacatttacttgcactatgcttcaaatgctatccagtggaagtttgtctatcaaagaaggctggctctggaaagagaattagcaaatgatgctctggaatgtCAAGAGGTCATGAAGCTCATCAAGGCTGCAGGTTTGATTAAAACTGTTACTCATTTTTCAAAGTGTTATGAAATGCTGGTGAAGGAATTTATTGTGAATTTGTCTCAAGATTGTGGTGATGGAACAACTGATGATTTTCATAAGGTGTATGTTAGAAGAAAGTGTATAGATTTTTCCCCTGCTGTTATCAACCTATATCTAGGTAGAGATGCtgaggctcaacctgagcttgaagtgactGATAATGAGGTTTGCAAGGTAATCACTGGTGGTAAGGTTAAGAAGTGGCCCATAAAGAGCAAACTGTCTGCTAGTTCTCTTAATGTCAGGTATGCATTGCTGCACAAAATTGGTGCTGCTAACTGGGTGCCTACCAATCACACTTCCACCATTGCTGTTGGCCTAGGAAGATTCATATATGCTGTGGGAACCAAGACAAAATTTGACTATGGGACCTACATATTTGATCAAACTATGAGGCATGTTGGTACCTCTGCTACCAAGCTTCCCATTGCTTTCCCATCTCTGATATGTGGAATAATCCTCAAGCAACACCCTGGAATTCTGAAAAGTAAAGATTCTGTATGTAAGAGGGAGAGTGCTTTGtcttttcactacaagctgctgCAGAGGTCTGATGACAagacatctgctgggacatcacaACCCAGCAAATCTGTGAACAAAGCTCTTCTTATTGCTGAGCTAAAAGAGACTTGTCAAGAGTTGGACAACAGGAAGCTGAAACTTGAAAATCTCATCCACAGTCTTGAGCAGTCTACAGATGATGATCTTGCTGGTGAAAAGGGTGGTGACAATATGGATGAAGACAAAGAGGCTGAGGAAGAAGCTGAGGAAGAGGCTGAGGGTGCTGAGAGTGGGAGTAGTGATGCTGCTGAATGGACTAGTAGCTCAAGTGATGACAATCCTGGTGGCTCTAGTGATGAAGACAGTGATGGGTCTGATGATTAGCTCTGCTGAGCTGAATAtgttttggctccttttgtggctaaaaagggggagtaattgGTAGTGGTAATGTAGTGGTAGTGGTTGTTTTGTTGTAATGGCTGTTCTGTTATTTTGGTgatcttttggtttttttttggACATGGTTGTTTTGTGGTTTTCTTTATTTTGGGTTTTCTCTGGTTCTCCCtgacaatgacaagtggtttctATAACAGTTGATTAAGCAGATGTTTTCTGGTTTTCTGGTGATTAATCAAGTTGCtgtcagaatttatttttctgttacagaatttatttttctgttgttggctgctgtgTATGCTTTGTTATCTGTTTAcatctattagtgttttagccaaaaatttgccaaagggggagtttgtagatgttgttgattggctgtaatttttggtaaaactagttgtggttctatcttgtcaaaactggtgtcatgacatgcattctgcTGTTGTGAAGTCTttccttatgcaggcctttacctgatgtcaaggccgatgtcatgacattcgcagctgttcgttcttttctattactatttatggttatgtgatctgataagatcctatgcgctttatttggtaatgatggattctgatctgtttcaaggacgtcttggatgattattattattagttccttgatttatggagattagttttattaggattaaaactattttgtggatccaaggcccagctgctgtatTGTATGAAGGCTATTTATTCCACGCAGGTGCTGCTGTTGACgttagggtttttgtttgagAAACTTTTAGATTTCTTTGTTTTTAAGTCTTTCGTTGCaactttcttgtaagccaaacaatcatcatgatgattgtcttggtctaggcgttttgttttgagttgtaagaagtactcaaagcttttaagcaagagtactattgtacttgatcaaagcttttaagcaagatcaagttgtgtccttgaagagtgtcttcttttgttattcgttggttagttttcatcactgctgtgattgagggggagtgagtaggatctttggtctaagttgtttagattgaagttgcattgggtagatattaagtgaaaggcgtaatcttgatttgtattacctttaattgatattacttatagtggacttcctccctggcttggtagcccccagatgtaggtgtgtttgcaccgaactgggttaacaactttcctgtgttgtttttctgtttactctttgttcttttgtttaaaaacgtttagatagtaatgtcgtgacatcctgttagacatcacgtgtctgagtccagaatttcacaaTACCTTTACGAATTCCATAAGCCTTTACCGTATCTATTAATACGTGTATTCACCAATATTGTGTCTTGCCGATTAGAACGAGGAAAGACATCAACTTCTTTGACGACTTTGAAAATATTTAACAACTCAAAATAATAGATAACAAACTTAACATAAACTATTTGTCGGAGATAAGAATATACACAGCGTCTGTGTAGCATCCTTCGTTGTCTCGAAAACACATCAGGGTCGACAAAATGATAACTGAGCCAAAATTTGAGCATTTCGGTAAGTGTAGCAGAAAGatgaaatagaaaattagaaaccAAATGACACCCAATCGTAAACATAAATAACATTAAAGTTTTAATGATAATAGTTTAACAGTATATAACAAAAAATTTATTCCTGAAacagaaacaaaaaaagaaaattagaaattaaattaCACACAATCAGAAACAGAAATAACGGTAATGGTTGTAATTATGATAGTTTGAAACTATAAAACAGAAATATTAATTTCCTAAATAGAAACTGAAATTGAAAATTAGAAATCAAATGAATCACAATCAGAAACAGAAATAACATTAATGGTTGTAATTATGATGGTTTGAGAGTATACTATAGAAATATTAAAACCTTTAACATAAACTGAAATAGAGAAATTAGAAATCAAGTGACAAACAATCAGACATAGTAATACCATTAATGGTTGTAATTATGATAGTTTTACAgtatacatttaaaatattaattccctaaacagaaactgaaatagaaaaatagaaataaagagaCACAACCAAAAACGGAAATAACATTAATGGGTTAATTATGATAGTTTGAAAGTATACAACATAAATATTAATTCCCTAAATAGAAgttgaaatagaaaattagaaattaaatgacacacaatcaaaaacataaataacactAATGGTTGGACTTATGATAGTTTTAcatcataaaacaaaaatattaattcccCCACTAGTTAAGACATCCAAAATAGTATCAATATACAATAGAAT
Encoded proteins:
- the LOC131659584 gene encoding uncharacterized protein LOC131659584, with translation MHARKSTGGSVPETFSVQGREGSAYVHNAIAGIVTRILNEGHKVDGIFVPLAQMSASENSKDDQDGQDDASKDQGDVETSVDNTDEKNPGAKEVETSEAINVETSGTKDAEVLEPKKAEEVPVAASKETPNEGPIVHDVVNLDDLDDSIDIADDELISSISHRVKTRKGKQACDQDFSKPQVTPQKKVTIKKVKKVLAEPSTTGSKATVKKRKERSVSVPEDDVLSDEFIVNLSQDCGDGTTDDFHKVYVRRKCIDFSPAVINLYLGRDAEAQPELEVTDNEVCKVITGGKVKKWPIKSKLSASSLNVRYALLHKIGAANWVPTNHTSTIAVGLGRFIYAVGTKTKFDYGTYIFDQTMRHVGTSATKLPIAFPSLICGIILKQHPGILKSKDSVCKRESALSFHYKLLQRSDDKTSAGTSQPSKSVNKALLIAELKETCQELDNRKLKLENLIHSLEQSTDDDLAGEKGGDNMDEDKEAEEEAEEEAEGAESGSSDAAEWTSSSSDDNPGGSSDEDSDGSDD